Proteins from one Dermacentor variabilis isolate Ectoservices chromosome 1, ASM5094787v1, whole genome shotgun sequence genomic window:
- the LOC142580174 gene encoding uncharacterized protein LOC142580174, whose translation MYLDNPGHGDCISMGAKCKNTRVLGFRCRLKNPSSMSNCQRRCQCHSQRCHSNHSCFHSNNRTWLPMLFLQKTPARCTLPKEQWTWLLSCPKDFLFCKEATKLWWLIPNLRNRSLRGAV comes from the exons ATGTACCTCgacaatcccggccacggcgactgcatttcgatgggggcgaaatgcaaaaacacccgtgtacttggatttaggtgcaggttaaagaaccccag CTCCATGAGCAACTGTCAGAGGAGATGCCAGTGCCATAGCCAACGCTGCCACAGCAACCACTCCTGCTTCCACAGCAACAACCGGACATGGTTACCGATGCTGTTCCTGCAGAAGACACCAGCCAG GTGCACCTTGCCAAAGGAGCAGTGGACGTGGCTGTTGTCATGCCCAAAAGACTTCTTGTTTTGCAAGGAAGCCACAAAGCTCTGGTGGCTTATCCCTAACTTGAGGAATAGGAGCCTGAGAGGAGCAGTTTGA